A single genomic interval of Hippoglossus stenolepis isolate QCI-W04-F060 chromosome 24, HSTE1.2, whole genome shotgun sequence harbors:
- the rgn gene encoding regucalcin isoform X1, with the protein MSSVQVECVVKSSALIGEGPVWEESEQMLLFVDIAGKKIHRWSPTTNQIQSVDTGDTVSFAVPRKSGGYVAGVGRSIVAVDWSTQAMTSLVEVDEDKPNNRLNDGKVDVIGRLLAGTMGKEQRPAEVQRRQGALFSVTSDLSVTSHLSQVDISNGMDWSLDHKTFFYIDSLSLTVDAFDYDLNTGRLGNRRMVYCMQEGEGLPDGMTVDAEGRLWVACYNGGRVINIDPATGVRLQTVSLPVMKITSCCFGGPDYSDLYVTSASLGLEQSESRQQPLAGHTFRVRGLGVKGRPSNAFSG; encoded by the exons ATGTCTTCAGTACAGGTGGAGTGCGTGGTGAAATCCAGTGCTCTGATTGGTGAAGGACCAGTGTGGGAGGAGTCAGAGcagatgctgctgtttgttgacATCGCTGGAAAGAAGATTCACCGCTGGAGTCCAACAACCAATCAGATCCAGTCTGTGGACACCG gtGACACAGTGAGCTTTGCCGTCCCTCGGAAGTCCGGTGGTTATGTAGCAGGTGTCGGTCGCAGCATCGTGGCTGTTGATTGGTCGACTCAGGCCATGACATCACTGGTGGAGGTGGATgaggacaaaccaaacaacagacTGAACGACGGGAAGGTGGATGTGATTGGTCGACTGTTGGCAG GTACGATGGGGAAAGAGCAGCGACCTGCGGAGGTTCAGAGACGACAGGGGGCGCTAttctctgtgacctctgacctcagcgtGACCTCGCACCTGAGCCAG GTGGACATATCTAATGGAATGGACTGGTCTTTGGATCACAAGACATTTTTCTACATCGACTCTTTGTCTCTGACAGTCGATGCCTTCGACTACGACTTGAACACTGGTCGCCTTG GTAACCGTCGAATGGTGTACTGTAtgcaggagggggaggggcttcCTGACGGGATGACGGTTGATGCTGAAGGTCGTCTCTGGGTCGCCTGTTACAACGGAGGAAGAGTCATCAACATCGACCCTGCTACTG GTGTGCGGCTGCAGACCGTCTCTCTCCCAGTGATGAagatcacttcctgttgttttggAGGTCCAGACTACTCTGACCTCTATGTGACTTCAGCTAGTCTGGGCCTCGAGCAATCAGAGAGCAGACAGCAGCCACTGGCCGGACACACCTTCAGG GTGAGAGGACTCGGGGTCAAAGGTCGACCTTCAAACGCATTCTCAGGATGA
- the rgn gene encoding regucalcin isoform X2: MSSVQVECVVKSSALIGEGPVWEESEQMLLFVDIAGKKIHRWSPTTNQIQSVDTGDTVSFAVPRKSGGYVAGVGRSIVAVDWSTQAMTSLVEVDEDKPNNRLNDGKVDVIGRLLAGTMGKEQRPAEVQRRQGALFSVTSDLSVTSHLSQEGEGLPDGMTVDAEGRLWVACYNGGRVINIDPATGVRLQTVSLPVMKITSCCFGGPDYSDLYVTSASLGLEQSESRQQPLAGHTFRVRGLGVKGRPSNAFSG, from the exons ATGTCTTCAGTACAGGTGGAGTGCGTGGTGAAATCCAGTGCTCTGATTGGTGAAGGACCAGTGTGGGAGGAGTCAGAGcagatgctgctgtttgttgacATCGCTGGAAAGAAGATTCACCGCTGGAGTCCAACAACCAATCAGATCCAGTCTGTGGACACCG gtGACACAGTGAGCTTTGCCGTCCCTCGGAAGTCCGGTGGTTATGTAGCAGGTGTCGGTCGCAGCATCGTGGCTGTTGATTGGTCGACTCAGGCCATGACATCACTGGTGGAGGTGGATgaggacaaaccaaacaacagacTGAACGACGGGAAGGTGGATGTGATTGGTCGACTGTTGGCAG GTACGATGGGGAAAGAGCAGCGACCTGCGGAGGTTCAGAGACGACAGGGGGCGCTAttctctgtgacctctgacctcagcgtGACCTCGCACCTGAGCCAG gagggggaggggcttcCTGACGGGATGACGGTTGATGCTGAAGGTCGTCTCTGGGTCGCCTGTTACAACGGAGGAAGAGTCATCAACATCGACCCTGCTACTG GTGTGCGGCTGCAGACCGTCTCTCTCCCAGTGATGAagatcacttcctgttgttttggAGGTCCAGACTACTCTGACCTCTATGTGACTTCAGCTAGTCTGGGCCTCGAGCAATCAGAGAGCAGACAGCAGCCACTGGCCGGACACACCTTCAGG GTGAGAGGACTCGGGGTCAAAGGTCGACCTTCAAACGCATTCTCAGGATGA
- the fmnl2b gene encoding LOW QUALITY PROTEIN: formin-like protein 2 (The sequence of the model RefSeq protein was modified relative to this genomic sequence to represent the inferred CDS: inserted 2 bases in 1 codon), with product MGNAESMESQLAVIRSRAAPVRLPMPDPAELEERFSIALNSMNLPPDKVRLLRSYDNDKKWELICDQERFQVKNPPHTYIQKLRGFLDPAVTRKKFRRRVQESTQTLRELEISLRTNHIGWVREFLNEENRGLDVLVEYLSFAQYAVTFDGEQSEVGGDISSIDSPWSRSIEDLHGDCSLPSPSSSVPRAARHSISSALVTRSNTLPSRRTLKNSRLVCKKDDVHVCVMCLRAIMNYQYGFNMVMSHPHAVNEIALSLNNRNPRTKALVLELLAAVCLVRGGHDIILSAFDNFKTVCSESMRFEKLMEHFKNEDDNIDFLVACMQFINIVVHSVEDMNFRVHLQYDFTKLNLDEHLERLKHTESDRLQVQIQAYLDNVFDVGTLLEDAETKTAALERVEELEDSLGTMSERLLDVENEAMLKIVELEKQLMQTNKELDHLRDVYSNTNSQVHTLRRIVREKDQTIRRQSRLERQTQEAQHAGGPGAPQPLRGEGDGGVTDSASPSPPPCPNLSPSPETVAYHNMGAGEAPGMPPPPPPPPPPPPMPDTVSNGLYPAPPAAPPPPPPXPPCRTSELSSIPTPPPPPPVAPPLPGSGGSPTVIFNSGLAEGPLKLFSVKIKKPIQTKFRLPVLNWVALKPSQINGTVFNDIDDESILQALDVEGFEELFKTKAQGPAVDLTLSRQKLPQKTVSKVSLLEANRAKNLAITLRKAGQGPEVICRAIHTFDLRTVRMDFVECLMRFLPTEAEVKTLRQYERDRKPVEALSDEDRFMMQFSRIERLNQRMNIMTFMGNFTDNIQMLTPQLHAIIAASISIKSSQKLKKILEIILALGNYMNSSKRGAVYGFKLQSLDLLLDTKSTDRKQTLLHYISNVVREKYSSVSLFYNELHYVDKAAAVSLENVLCDVKELQRGMELTWREFSVQHNATLKDFISRNESRLSKLQEDARIAQDAFEDAVKFFGESSKTMPPSVFFPIFVRFIKAYRLAEDENEQRRRQEQMLLEKLEQEEQQQEEEETKSPSHRGKRQPKELITELRRRQGKDSCHVYEGKDGAIEDIITALKTVPFTARSAKRSSRFFCDPAHSEEHY from the exons atggggaaCGCAGAGAGCATGGAGAGCCAGTTGGCCGTGATCCGCTCCAGAGCCGCTCCGGTCCGCCTCCCGATGCCCGACCCGGCCGAGCTGGAGGAACGGTTCTCTATCGCACTG aaTTCTATGAACCTGCCTCCTGATAAGGTGCGTCTTCTGCGTTCCTACGACAATGATAAGAAGTGGGAGCTGATCTGTGATCAG GAGCGGTTTCAGGTGAAGAATCCACCTCACACCTACATTCAGAAACTCAGAGGCTTCCTGGACCCGGCCGTCACTCGCAAG aagTTCAGAAGACGAGTTCAGGAGTCGACTCAAACTCTCAGAGAACTCGAGATTTCTCTTCGTACGAACCATATCGG GTGGGTCCGAGAGTTCCTGAACGAGGAGAACCGGGGTCTGGACGTTTTGGTCGAATATCTTTCATTCGCTCAGTACGCCGTCAC GTTTGATGGCGAGCAGTCGGAGGTCGGAGGTGACATCTCATCCATCGACTCTCCCTGGAGTCGGTCCATAGAGGATCTCCATGGCGACTGTAGCCTCCCGTCACCGTCGTCTTCTGTCCCCCGAGCAGCTCGCCACTCCATCAG CTCCGCTCTGGTGACTCGCTCCAACACGCTGCCGAGTCGTCGCACTCTGAAGAATTCTCGACTGGTCTGTAAGAAAGACGACGTCCATGTTTGTGTCATGTGTCTGAGAGCGATCATGAACTACCAG TACGGCTTCAACATGGTGATGTCACATCCTCATGCCGTCAATGAGATTGCTCTGAGCCTCAACAACAGGAACCCGAG GACGAAGGCTCTCGTGCTGGAGCTCTTGGCCGCCGTGTGTTTGGTCAGAGGAGGTCATGACATCATCCTTTCAGCCTTTGACAActttaaaact GTGTGTTCAGAGTCGATGCGGTTCGAGAAGTTAATGGAACATTTTAAGAACGAAGACGACAACATCGACTTCTTG GTGGCGTGCATGCAGTTCATTAACATCGTGGTTCATTCTGTGGAGGACATGAACTTCAGGGTTCATCTTCAGTACGACTTCACCAAACTGAACCTGGACGAGCACCTGGAG AGGTTGAAGCACACAGAGAGCGACAGGCTTCAGGTACAGATTCAGGCGTACCTTGACAACGTGTTCGACGTCGGGACGCTGCTCGAAGACGCAGAGACGAAAACCGCTGCTctggagagagtggaggagctggaggacagcCTGGGCacg atGTCCGAGCGTCTCCTGGACGTAGAAAATGAAGCAATGCTGAAAATTGTTGAACTGGAGAAACAATTGATGCAAACAAACAAGGAGCTGGATCACCTGCGG GACGTGTACTCCAACACCAACTCTCAGGTGCACACGTTGCGGCGGATTGTGCGTGAGAAGGACCAGACAATCCGGCGTCAGAGTCGTCTGGAGCGTCAGACTCAGGAGGCGCAGCACGCTGGAGGTCCCGGAGCTCCTCAACCcctgagaggagagggtgaCGGGGGTGTGACTGactctgcctccccctcaccccccccctgCCCTAACCTGTCACCAAG CCCTGAGACCGTAGCCTATCACAACATGGGGGCGGGTGAAGCTCCAggcatgcccccccccccccctccacctcctccacccccaccaATGCCAGACACAG TGTCCAACGGTCTTTACCCcgcgcctcctgctgctcctcccccccctcctcc ccctccctgtcgCACCAGTGAGCTCTCATCCATCccaacaccccctcctcctccccctgtggCCCCCCCTCTTCCGGGGTCAGGGGGGTCACCAACGGTCATCTTTAACTCGGGACTCGCAG AGGGCCCACTCAAGTTATTTT cGGTTAAGATCAAGAAGCCGATCCAGACTAAGTTCCGGTTGCCGGTGTTGAACTGGGTCGCTCTGAAGCCGAGTCAGATCAATGGAACCGTTTTCAATGACATCGACGACGAGTCCATCCTTCAG gccCTGGACGTGGAGGGGTTCGAGGAGCTCTTTAAGACAAAGGCTCAGGGTCCAGCTGTTGACTTGACTTTGTCACGACAGAAACTTCCTCAGAAAACTGTGTCAAAAGTTTCGCTGCTTGAAGCGAATCGAGCTAAAAATCTCGCCATCACGCTGAGGAAAGCCGGCCAGGGTCCAGAGGTCATCTGCCGAGCCATCCACAC GTTTGACCTGCGGACGGTGCGCATGGACTTTGTGGAGTGTTTGATGCGTTTCCTGCCGACGGAGGCCGAAGTGAAGACGCTGCGTCAGTATGAGAGAGATAGGAAACCAGTGGAGGCGCTGAGCGACGAAGATCGATTCATGATGCAGTTTAGTCGCATCGAACGACTCAATCAACGCATGAACATCATGACCTTCATGGGAAACTTCACAGACAACATCCAGATGTTGACCCCG CAACTTCACGCCATCATTGCTGCTTCAATTTCTATCAAATCGTCCCAGAAGCTGAAAAAGATTCTCGAG ATCATCTTGGCTCTGGGAAACTACATGAACAGTAGTAAAAGAGGAGCAGTGTATGGATTTAAACTACAGAGTCTCGAcctg ctgctggACACAAAGTCgactgacaggaaacagacgTTGCTTCATTACATCTCAAACGTTGTGAGAGAGAAATActcgtctgtgtctctgttttatAACGAACTTCACTACGTTGacaaagctgctgcag tgaGTCTGGAGAATGTGTTGTGTGACgtgaaggagctgcagcgaggGATGGAACTCACCTGGAGAGAGTTCAGTGTTCAACACAACGCCACGCTCAAAGATTTCATCAGCAGGAACGAATCACGACTCAGCAAACTGCAGGAGGACGCACGCATCGCACAG GACGCATTTGAAGATGCCGTCAAGTTTTTTGGAGAAAGCTCCAAGACGATGCCGCCGTCGGTCTTCTTCCCCATCTTTGTTCGCTTCATTAAAGCATACAGG CTGGCTGAGGACGAGAACGAGCAGCGGCGGCGTCAGGAGCAGATGTTGTTGGAAAaactggagcaggaggagcagcagcaggaagaggaagagacgaAG TCTCCGTCCCACAGGGGGAAGCGGCAGCCGAAGGAACTGATCACTGAGCTGAGACGACGACAGGGGAAAGACAGCTGCCATGTTTACGAGGGGAAGGACGGGGCGATCGAGGACATTATCACAG ctctgaagaCCGTCCCCTTTACGGCTCGATCGGCCAAGCGCAGCTCTCGCTTCTTCTGTGACCCCGCCCACTCTGAGGAGCActactga
- the vps16 gene encoding vacuolar protein sorting-associated protein 16 homolog isoform X1, translating to MAFITANWNPLGEAFYRKSELYDMSWNIRDGLRDSLVAAAPYGGPIALLREPHRRSPSSRPQLEIYSASGVAVASFPWKSGPVVQLGWSVTDELLCVQEDGSVLIYDLFGSFKRHFSMGQEVVQTQVLEAKVFHSPYGTGVAIVTGSSRFTLATNIDDLKLRRLPEVPGLQGKPSCWVVLTQDRQTKVLLSIGPELFILDNTSCTAVCPPGLGPQGGSIVHMSVSFSYKYLALYTDTGHLWTGPSHLQDKLSEIDTKKTTTPKQMVWCRRPKSQQPSVVLMWDRLLLVAGVCGDSIQFPVEDPCVLVGELDGVRVISSSSQELLQEVPLVCQEIFKIASMAPGALLLEAHREYQKSSQKADEYLREIKEQSMLGEAVRQCVEAAGHEYDSNTQRSLLRAASFGKCFLTDFSPDHFVSTCRELRVLNAVRENAVGLPLTHTQFKQMTLQVLIDRLVYRQFYPLAIEICRYLKIPDYQGVSRVLKHWASCKVQQKDLSDESIARAVCVKVGDSPGVSYSHIAAKAYECGRTELAIKLLDFEARSGEQVPLLLKMKRSQLALSKAVESGDTDLVYTVVTYLKNEMNRGDFFMTLRNQPVALSLYRQFCKLQEQETLKDLYNQDDDHQELANYYVTSSYREKRLESRLSLLQSAVDEYNKAKNDFSSKATEEEMRLLRFQRKLDDEKGAGLLGLSLQGTMEALLSLGLHKQTEQLYRDFRVPDKRYWWLKLKSLAEKEEWEELEKFSKSKKSPIGYLAFVDVCMKCNNKYEAKKYVSKVTPEQKVKAHLAVSDLEGAADAAIERRNEAEMGAVLSRCSASDRLLIDRLNRAAAAKK from the exons ATGGCGTTCATCACAGCCAACTGGAACCCGCTGGGAGAAGCTTTTTATCG TAAATCAGAGCTGTACGACATGAGCTGGAACATACGTGATGGACTGAGAGACAGTTTGGTGGCTGCAGCACCGTATGGAGGACCAatag ctctccTCAGAGAACCTCACAGACGTTCTCCAAGTTCTCGTCCTCAACTGGAAATTTATTCTGCATCTGGAGTCGCTGTTGCCAGTTTTCCT tggaAAAGTGGACCTGTGGTCCAGTTGGGTTGGTCGGTCACTGACGAGTTGTTGTGTGTTCAAGAAGACGGATCAGTTCTGATCTACGATCTGTTCGGATCCTTCAAGAGACACTTCAGTATGGGTCAG GAAGTGGTCCAGACTCAGGTGTTGGAGGCCAAAGTGTTTCACTCTCCGTATGGAACAGGTGTTGCCATAGTAACCGGCTCGTCTCGCTTCACCTTAGCCACCAACATTGACGACCTGAAGCTCCGCAGATTACCTGAAGTCCCAG gtCTTCAGGGGAAGCCATCTTGTTGGGTCGTCCTGACTCAGGACAGACAGACCAAAGTTCTTCTGTCCATCGGACCTGAACTCTTCATCCTGGACAACACGTCCTGTACTGCTGTG tGTCCTCCAGGTCTCGGTCCACAGGGGGGCAGCATCGTCcacatgtctgtgtctttcaGCTATAAATATCTGGCTCTCTATACTGACACGGGACACCTGTGGACAGGCCCCTCCCACCTCCAG gACAAACTGAGTGAAATTGACACCAAGAAAACGACGACTCCCAAACAGATGGTGTG GTGTCGCAGACCAAAGAGTCAGCAGCCgtctgtggtgctgatgtggGACAGACTCCTCCTGGTGGCTGGAGTCTGCGGTGACAGCATCCA GTTCCCTGTGGAGGATCCGTGTGTTCTGGTTGGAGAACTTGATGGAGTTCGGGTTATCAGCTCCTCCAGTCAGGAGCTTCTTCAGGAGGTTCCTCTGGTCTGTCAGGAAATCTTCAAGATCGCTTCCATGGCTCCtggagctctgctgctggaggcgcACCGCGAGTACCAG aagtcCAGTCAGAAGGCTGATGAGTACCTGAGGGAGATCAAAGAGCAAAGCATGTTGGGAGAAGCAGTCAGACAGTGTGTGGAGGCGGCAGGTCACGAGTACGACTCCAACACCCAGAGGTCTTTGCTGCGG gcgGCATCCTTTGGGAAGTGTTTCCTGACGGACTTCAGTCCGGATCATTTTGTGTCGACCTGCCGAGAACTGCGAGTCCTGAACGCCGTCAGAGAGAACGCCGTGGGTCTgccgctcacacacaccca GTTTAAACAGATGACTCTGCAGGTGCTGATAGACAG gctgGTGTATCGACAGTTTTATCCGTTAGCGATAGAAATCTGTCGTTACCTGAAGATTCCTGATTATCAGGGCGTCAGTCGGGTCCTTAAACACTGGGCGTCCTGTAAG gtgcaGCAGAAGGACCTATCAGATGAGTCCATTGCCCGAGCGGTGTGTGTGAAGGTGGGAGACTCACCGGGTGTTTCTTATTCTCACATCGCAGCGAAAGCCTACGAGTGTGGACGCACTGAGCTCGCAATCAAG CTGTTGGACTTTGAGGCTCGTTCTGGAGAACAGGTCCCTCTGCTgttgaagatgaagaggagtcAGTTGGCTCTGAGCAAAGCTGTGGAGAGTGGGGACACGGACCTGG tttacACTGTCGTCACTTACCTGAAGAAtgagatgaacagaggagatTTCTTCATGACTCTGAGGAACCAACCAGTCGCCCTCAGCCTCTACAGACAG ttctgTAAACTTCAGGAACAGGAAACTCTGAAGGATCTTTATAATCAGGACGATGATCATCAGGAACTCGCCAACTACTACGTGACATCCAGTTATAGAGAGAAG aggttAGAGAGCCGTCTGTCTCTCCTGCAGAGCGCTGTGGACGAAtacaacaaagcaaaaaacgATTTTTCATCAAAG GCCACTGAGGAGGAGATGCGTCTCCTTCGTTTTCAACGAAAACTGGATGACGAGAAGGGGGCGGGTCTTCTTGGGCTGTCACtccag GGGACCATGGAGGCTCTGCTGTCGTTAGGTCTTCACAAACAAACGGAACAACTCTACCGAGACTTCAGAGTCCCAGACAAGAG GTATTGGTGGTTGAAACTGAAGTCTCTAGCGGAGAAGGAAGAGTGGGAGGAGTTAGAGAAGTTCTCAAAGAGCAAGAAGTCTCCTATTGGCTACCTG GCCTTTGTGGACGTTTGTATGAAGTGTAACAACAAGTACGAAGCTAAGAAGTACGTTTCCAAGGTAACTCCTGAGCAGAAGGTCAAAGCTCACCTGGCGGTCAG TGACCTTGAGGGGGCAGCAGACGCTGCCATCGAGCGCAGGAACGAGGCAGAGATGGGGGCTGTCCTTTCCAGATGCTCCGCCTCTGACCGGCTGCTGATTGACAGGCTGAACCGAGCTGCAGCTGCCAAGAAGTGA
- the vps16 gene encoding vacuolar protein sorting-associated protein 16 homolog isoform X2: protein MAFITANWNPLGEAFYRKSELYDMSWNIRDGLRDSLVAAAPYGGPIALLREPHRRSPSSRPQLEIYSASGVAVASFPWKSGPVVQLGWSVTDELLCVQEDGSVLIYDLFGSFKRHFSMGQEVVQTQVLEAKVFHSPYGTGVAIVTGSSRFTLATNIDDLKLRRLPEVPGLQGKPSCWVVLTQDRQTKVLLSIGPELFILDNTSCTAVCPPGLGPQGGSIVHMSVSFSYKYLALYTDTGHLWTGPSHLQDKLSEIDTKKTTTPKQMVWCRRPKSQQPSVVLMWDRLLLVAGVCGDSIQFPVEDPCVLVGELDGVRVISSSSQELLQEVPLVCQEIFKIASMAPGALLLEAHREYQKSSQKADEYLREIKEQSMLGEAVRQCVEAAGHEYDSNTQRSLLRAASFGKCFLTDFSPDHFVSTCRELRVLNAVRENAVGLPLTHTQFKQMTLQVLIDRLVYRQFYPLAIEICRYLKIPDYQGVSRVLKHWASCKVQQKDLSDESIARAVCVKVGDSPGVSYSHIAAKAYECGRTELAIKLDFEARSGEQVPLLLKMKRSQLALSKAVESGDTDLVYTVVTYLKNEMNRGDFFMTLRNQPVALSLYRQFCKLQEQETLKDLYNQDDDHQELANYYVTSSYREKRLESRLSLLQSAVDEYNKAKNDFSSKATEEEMRLLRFQRKLDDEKGAGLLGLSLQGTMEALLSLGLHKQTEQLYRDFRVPDKRYWWLKLKSLAEKEEWEELEKFSKSKKSPIGYLAFVDVCMKCNNKYEAKKYVSKVTPEQKVKAHLAVSDLEGAADAAIERRNEAEMGAVLSRCSASDRLLIDRLNRAAAAKK from the exons ATGGCGTTCATCACAGCCAACTGGAACCCGCTGGGAGAAGCTTTTTATCG TAAATCAGAGCTGTACGACATGAGCTGGAACATACGTGATGGACTGAGAGACAGTTTGGTGGCTGCAGCACCGTATGGAGGACCAatag ctctccTCAGAGAACCTCACAGACGTTCTCCAAGTTCTCGTCCTCAACTGGAAATTTATTCTGCATCTGGAGTCGCTGTTGCCAGTTTTCCT tggaAAAGTGGACCTGTGGTCCAGTTGGGTTGGTCGGTCACTGACGAGTTGTTGTGTGTTCAAGAAGACGGATCAGTTCTGATCTACGATCTGTTCGGATCCTTCAAGAGACACTTCAGTATGGGTCAG GAAGTGGTCCAGACTCAGGTGTTGGAGGCCAAAGTGTTTCACTCTCCGTATGGAACAGGTGTTGCCATAGTAACCGGCTCGTCTCGCTTCACCTTAGCCACCAACATTGACGACCTGAAGCTCCGCAGATTACCTGAAGTCCCAG gtCTTCAGGGGAAGCCATCTTGTTGGGTCGTCCTGACTCAGGACAGACAGACCAAAGTTCTTCTGTCCATCGGACCTGAACTCTTCATCCTGGACAACACGTCCTGTACTGCTGTG tGTCCTCCAGGTCTCGGTCCACAGGGGGGCAGCATCGTCcacatgtctgtgtctttcaGCTATAAATATCTGGCTCTCTATACTGACACGGGACACCTGTGGACAGGCCCCTCCCACCTCCAG gACAAACTGAGTGAAATTGACACCAAGAAAACGACGACTCCCAAACAGATGGTGTG GTGTCGCAGACCAAAGAGTCAGCAGCCgtctgtggtgctgatgtggGACAGACTCCTCCTGGTGGCTGGAGTCTGCGGTGACAGCATCCA GTTCCCTGTGGAGGATCCGTGTGTTCTGGTTGGAGAACTTGATGGAGTTCGGGTTATCAGCTCCTCCAGTCAGGAGCTTCTTCAGGAGGTTCCTCTGGTCTGTCAGGAAATCTTCAAGATCGCTTCCATGGCTCCtggagctctgctgctggaggcgcACCGCGAGTACCAG aagtcCAGTCAGAAGGCTGATGAGTACCTGAGGGAGATCAAAGAGCAAAGCATGTTGGGAGAAGCAGTCAGACAGTGTGTGGAGGCGGCAGGTCACGAGTACGACTCCAACACCCAGAGGTCTTTGCTGCGG gcgGCATCCTTTGGGAAGTGTTTCCTGACGGACTTCAGTCCGGATCATTTTGTGTCGACCTGCCGAGAACTGCGAGTCCTGAACGCCGTCAGAGAGAACGCCGTGGGTCTgccgctcacacacaccca GTTTAAACAGATGACTCTGCAGGTGCTGATAGACAG gctgGTGTATCGACAGTTTTATCCGTTAGCGATAGAAATCTGTCGTTACCTGAAGATTCCTGATTATCAGGGCGTCAGTCGGGTCCTTAAACACTGGGCGTCCTGTAAG gtgcaGCAGAAGGACCTATCAGATGAGTCCATTGCCCGAGCGGTGTGTGTGAAGGTGGGAGACTCACCGGGTGTTTCTTATTCTCACATCGCAGCGAAAGCCTACGAGTGTGGACGCACTGAGCTCGCAATCAAG TTGGACTTTGAGGCTCGTTCTGGAGAACAGGTCCCTCTGCTgttgaagatgaagaggagtcAGTTGGCTCTGAGCAAAGCTGTGGAGAGTGGGGACACGGACCTGG tttacACTGTCGTCACTTACCTGAAGAAtgagatgaacagaggagatTTCTTCATGACTCTGAGGAACCAACCAGTCGCCCTCAGCCTCTACAGACAG ttctgTAAACTTCAGGAACAGGAAACTCTGAAGGATCTTTATAATCAGGACGATGATCATCAGGAACTCGCCAACTACTACGTGACATCCAGTTATAGAGAGAAG aggttAGAGAGCCGTCTGTCTCTCCTGCAGAGCGCTGTGGACGAAtacaacaaagcaaaaaacgATTTTTCATCAAAG GCCACTGAGGAGGAGATGCGTCTCCTTCGTTTTCAACGAAAACTGGATGACGAGAAGGGGGCGGGTCTTCTTGGGCTGTCACtccag GGGACCATGGAGGCTCTGCTGTCGTTAGGTCTTCACAAACAAACGGAACAACTCTACCGAGACTTCAGAGTCCCAGACAAGAG GTATTGGTGGTTGAAACTGAAGTCTCTAGCGGAGAAGGAAGAGTGGGAGGAGTTAGAGAAGTTCTCAAAGAGCAAGAAGTCTCCTATTGGCTACCTG GCCTTTGTGGACGTTTGTATGAAGTGTAACAACAAGTACGAAGCTAAGAAGTACGTTTCCAAGGTAACTCCTGAGCAGAAGGTCAAAGCTCACCTGGCGGTCAG TGACCTTGAGGGGGCAGCAGACGCTGCCATCGAGCGCAGGAACGAGGCAGAGATGGGGGCTGTCCTTTCCAGATGCTCCGCCTCTGACCGGCTGCTGATTGACAGGCTGAACCGAGCTGCAGCTGCCAAGAAGTGA